The following are encoded in a window of uncultured Methanobrevibacter sp. genomic DNA:
- a CDS encoding type II toxin-antitoxin system antitoxin SocA domain-containing protein, producing the protein MNFNRTKYIDLIMYVLSQCSYKPNFGKTVLCSIMYFIDFGYYELYGELLTNETYIKSKRGIKPKHFSEVSQDLISKNQLFLKKEAYYSRTIHRYYPTIIPTHRFSQKELNVINQIIKNLSNNNASSITKYVIHDPPIIIADFGDDIDFRYVFSRNSKYSLMSERFLLQ; encoded by the coding sequence ATGAATTTCAACCGCACCAAATATATTGATTTAATAATGTATGTATTGTCCCAATGTTCCTATAAACCCAATTTTGGAAAGACAGTGCTCTGCAGCATCATGTACTTTATTGATTTTGGATATTATGAACTTTACGGTGAGCTATTAACAAATGAGACATACATCAAATCAAAAAGGGGAATAAAACCGAAACACTTTAGTGAGGTAAGCCAGGATCTGATTTCAAAAAATCAGCTGTTTTTAAAAAAAGAGGCATACTATTCCAGAACAATACACAGATATTATCCTACAATAATTCCCACACACAGATTCAGTCAAAAGGAACTAAACGTGATAAACCAAATAATAAAAAATCTAAGCAACAACAATGCAAGCAGCATAACAAAATATGTAATTCATGACCCACCGATAATCATCGCAGATTTTGGTGACGACATCGACTTCAGATATGTATTTTCAAGAAACAGCAAGTATTCATTGATGAGTGAGAGATTTCTACTTCAGTAG